The following are encoded in a window of Sinomonas cyclohexanicum genomic DNA:
- a CDS encoding thioesterase domain-containing protein: protein MDLPPVDRTMLRSALRVKAFSRRAFLGGATASALLAADAFVTREVQRQRQQTVVLDVADDAARQRFPDASWILFPGYKTSWEEGRIILASLRSSLAERAQLAAIGYSNLGLDIDEILDALRVYVRQRRLRTLYFYGHSFGGMVAVEVASRLLAEDGLQVQVILLDSSPASKYDVLDQGWFDSVVVLYDLGVRIPSIVRGGYEFGERVIHKNERTWTQVVDQTLEQLSPLAPSSVLIQTESQYIYDWDATRFAGTLGTAQMAFFGNPGDQTVDYASARNRWERLFAANMASSDLQTIGAFPAHASPEWSGIVYNRLLNRLLPQLLPLPRRLGGAGGGAG, encoded by the coding sequence GTGGATCTCCCGCCCGTGGACCGGACGATGCTCCGGTCCGCGCTGCGGGTCAAGGCGTTCTCCCGCCGCGCCTTCCTCGGCGGCGCGACGGCCTCCGCGCTGCTCGCCGCAGACGCGTTCGTGACCCGCGAGGTGCAGCGCCAGCGCCAGCAGACGGTGGTGCTGGACGTGGCCGACGACGCCGCGCGGCAGCGCTTCCCCGACGCCTCCTGGATCCTGTTCCCCGGCTACAAGACCAGCTGGGAGGAGGGGAGGATCATCCTGGCCTCGCTGCGGTCCTCGCTGGCCGAGCGGGCCCAGCTGGCTGCGATCGGCTACTCCAATCTGGGCCTGGACATCGACGAGATCCTCGACGCCCTGCGGGTGTACGTCCGGCAGCGGCGGCTGCGGACCCTGTACTTCTACGGGCACTCGTTCGGCGGGATGGTCGCGGTGGAGGTCGCGTCACGGCTCCTCGCCGAGGACGGACTCCAGGTCCAGGTCATCCTGCTCGACTCCTCGCCCGCCTCGAAGTACGACGTCCTCGACCAGGGCTGGTTCGACTCCGTCGTGGTCCTGTATGACCTCGGGGTGCGGATCCCCTCGATCGTGCGCGGCGGGTACGAGTTTGGCGAGCGGGTGATCCACAAGAACGAGCGCACGTGGACACAGGTCGTGGACCAGACACTCGAGCAGCTCTCGCCCCTCGCGCCGTCCAGCGTCCTCATCCAGACCGAGTCCCAGTACATCTACGACTGGGATGCGACCCGGTTCGCGGGCACGCTCGGCACCGCCCAGATGGCGTTCTTCGGCAATCCGGGCGACCAGACGGTCGACTACGCGTCCGCGCGGAACCGCTGGGAGCGGCTCTTCGCCGCGAACATGGCCAGCTCCGACCTCCAGACCATCGGCGCGTTCCCCGCCCACGCGAGCCCCGAGTGGAGCGGGATCGTGTACAACCGGCTGCTGAACCGGCTCCTGCCGCAGCTCCTGCCCCTCCCGAGGCGGCTCGGCGGGGCCGGCGGCGGGGCCGGGTAG
- a CDS encoding phosphodiesterase, with amino-acid sequence MATIPAEHPRPRHFLLHVSDTHLVSEGLLAGTLDSEARVRRLFAQMHDAGGSPEAIIVTGDLADRGEPGAYARLKAIAEPAAEALGSRLIWAMGNHDSRAALREHLLGEEPSSAPLDRVHWVNGLRVVVLDTSVPGFHHGALTAAQLDWLGEELTVPAPDGTILAMHHPPVPCVQELAVLVELRGQAALADVLRGTDVRAILAGHLHYSTSGTFAGIPVSVASATCYTQDLAGAVDPASGFRPTRGRDAAQAYNLVHVYADSVVHSVVPAAGGAAFGRPVSGADVARELAAAGVAFPADDGTRPVRGVAADRG; translated from the coding sequence ATGGCCACCATCCCGGCCGAGCATCCTCGGCCGCGCCACTTCCTCCTCCACGTCAGCGACACGCACCTGGTCAGCGAGGGGCTCCTCGCGGGGACCCTCGACTCCGAGGCGCGCGTGCGGCGGCTGTTCGCCCAGATGCACGACGCCGGCGGGTCGCCCGAGGCGATCATCGTCACCGGGGACCTCGCGGACCGGGGCGAGCCCGGCGCGTACGCGCGCCTCAAGGCGATCGCCGAGCCAGCGGCCGAGGCGCTCGGCTCACGCCTCATCTGGGCGATGGGCAACCACGACTCGCGCGCCGCGCTGCGCGAGCACCTGCTCGGCGAGGAGCCGTCCTCAGCGCCGCTCGACCGGGTCCACTGGGTCAACGGGCTCCGCGTGGTGGTGCTGGACACGAGCGTGCCGGGCTTCCACCACGGCGCGCTCACGGCCGCGCAGCTCGACTGGCTCGGCGAAGAGCTCACGGTCCCCGCGCCGGATGGCACGATCCTCGCGATGCACCACCCGCCCGTGCCGTGCGTCCAGGAACTCGCGGTGCTTGTCGAGCTGCGCGGGCAGGCGGCGCTCGCCGACGTGCTCCGCGGGACCGACGTCCGTGCGATCCTCGCCGGGCACCTGCACTACTCGACGTCGGGGACGTTCGCCGGCATCCCCGTGTCCGTCGCGTCGGCCACCTGCTACACGCAGGACCTCGCCGGCGCCGTGGACCCCGCGTCCGGGTTCCGGCCCACCCGCGGGCGCGACGCCGCGCAGGCGTACAACCTCGTGCACGTGTACGCGGACTCGGTGGTGCACTCCGTGGTGCCCGCTGCGGGCGGCGCGGCGTTCGGGCGCCCGGTGAGCGGGGCCGACGTCGCACGCGAGCTCGCCGCCGCGGGCGTCGCCTTCCCCGCGGACGACGGCACGCGCCCCGTCCGCGGGGTGGCCGCCGACCGCGGCTGA
- a CDS encoding FAD-dependent oxidoreductase, producing the protein MPGSQSFAVVGAGIIGAAVARELTRRHPDAAVTVFEKEGRAAAHQTGHNSGVVHAGLYYEPGGLKARLCRRGAGLIRELCEERGLPYEACGKVVVALDAAEEGRLEGIFGRAVANGVPGVRMVGPQELAEIEPNAVGRRALYSPETAIVDYARVTEALLEDVVAAGGAVRFGAEVLRVADAGAAAEVETAGGLERFGAVVACAGLQSDRVAGARARIRTPPSCRSSASTTSSIPPTATWWPASCTRFRTRGTRFSGST; encoded by the coding sequence GTGCCCGGGAGCCAGTCATTCGCCGTCGTCGGGGCCGGGATCATCGGCGCGGCCGTCGCACGCGAGCTGACCCGCAGGCACCCGGACGCCGCTGTCACGGTGTTCGAGAAGGAGGGCCGGGCGGCCGCACACCAGACGGGCCACAACTCGGGCGTGGTCCACGCGGGCCTGTACTACGAGCCGGGCGGGCTCAAGGCGCGCCTGTGCCGCCGCGGCGCGGGCCTGATCCGCGAGCTGTGCGAGGAGCGGGGGCTGCCGTACGAGGCCTGCGGGAAGGTCGTCGTGGCGCTCGACGCGGCGGAGGAGGGCCGGCTCGAGGGGATCTTCGGGCGGGCCGTGGCCAACGGGGTGCCGGGCGTGCGGATGGTCGGGCCCCAGGAACTGGCCGAGATCGAGCCGAACGCCGTGGGCCGACGCGCGCTGTACTCGCCCGAGACCGCGATTGTGGACTATGCCCGGGTCACCGAGGCGCTCCTCGAGGACGTCGTCGCGGCGGGCGGGGCCGTCCGGTTCGGCGCCGAGGTCCTCCGGGTCGCGGACGCGGGCGCCGCTGCCGAGGTCGAGACGGCCGGTGGCCTCGAGCGCTTCGGCGCGGTCGTGGCGTGTGCGGGGCTCCAGTCGGACCGGGTCGCCGGCGCTCGGGCGAGGATCCGGACCCCGCCATCGTGCCGTTCTTCGGCCAGTACTACGTCCTCGATTCCGCCTACCGCGACGTGGTGGCCGGCCTCGTGTACCCGGTTCCGGACCCGCGGTACCCGTTTCTCGGGGTCCACCTGA
- a CDS encoding stealth conserved region 3 domain-containing protein has product MRPRRPVNTPLTPAEVYHATPDAEEAAPEAYEVTSAAAGRRLADREDVVRHKKRGYALINTTLTPHEAMVEDLLFVRDVLDRAEVPYLLVRGNDARPVIAVDWEFRKDLRRALVEACQDEPFYSLTVDARKDRALLVADGRLAESGQARMFRLYRPRLEPNGGLLYGRDTGVQVELWKWEGDLLHLPIENSLTRRTLPRNEAARGTVERFGRTWPTIENMFADHATDIDFEIDIVFSWVDGSDSELRAYRASFLPGVVLGEGDDAEARYRQINELKYALRSVHMFAPWINRIFICTDSKVPEWLDDSHERIMIVRAADHYKDPSVLPVFNSQAIESQLQHIDGLSEYFLYSNDDMFLGRPLGPDMFFSPGGITKFIEASTRIGLGDNHLDRSGHENAARVNRRLLYERFGRITTRHLEHTAAPLRKSVLLEMEAEFPEEFARTAAARFRTWDSISVTNSFYHYYALLTGRAVTKVGARVQYVDTTVRSGLDALAKLLKKRNQDFFCLNDGSFPEVSAQERQERVTDFLEKYFPIPAPWER; this is encoded by the coding sequence ATGCGCCCGAGGAGGCCAGTGAACACGCCCCTGACACCCGCCGAGGTGTACCACGCCACGCCCGACGCCGAGGAGGCCGCGCCCGAGGCGTACGAGGTCACCTCCGCAGCGGCGGGGCGCCGCCTCGCCGACCGGGAGGACGTGGTCCGGCACAAGAAGCGCGGCTACGCGCTCATCAACACGACGCTGACGCCGCACGAGGCGATGGTCGAGGACCTGCTGTTCGTCCGGGACGTCCTCGACCGCGCCGAGGTCCCGTACCTCCTGGTGCGCGGCAACGACGCGCGGCCCGTGATCGCCGTCGACTGGGAATTCCGCAAGGACCTGCGGCGCGCCCTCGTCGAGGCGTGCCAGGACGAGCCGTTCTACTCACTGACCGTCGACGCGCGGAAGGACCGCGCGCTTCTCGTCGCGGACGGCAGGCTCGCCGAGTCCGGCCAGGCGCGCATGTTCCGCCTGTACCGCCCCCGGCTCGAGCCGAACGGCGGACTCCTGTACGGGCGGGACACCGGCGTGCAGGTCGAGCTGTGGAAGTGGGAGGGCGACCTCCTGCACCTTCCGATCGAGAACTCGCTCACCCGGCGCACGCTGCCCCGGAACGAGGCCGCGCGCGGGACGGTCGAGCGGTTTGGCCGCACGTGGCCGACGATCGAGAACATGTTCGCCGACCACGCGACGGACATCGACTTCGAGATCGACATCGTGTTCTCGTGGGTGGACGGCTCCGATTCCGAGCTCCGCGCGTACCGCGCATCCTTCCTTCCCGGGGTGGTGCTCGGCGAGGGCGACGACGCCGAGGCCCGCTACCGGCAGATCAACGAGCTCAAGTACGCCCTGCGCAGCGTCCACATGTTCGCCCCGTGGATCAACCGGATCTTCATCTGCACCGACTCGAAGGTGCCCGAGTGGCTTGACGACTCGCACGAGCGGATCATGATCGTGCGGGCCGCGGACCACTACAAGGACCCGTCCGTCCTACCGGTCTTCAACTCGCAGGCCATCGAGTCCCAGCTGCAGCACATCGATGGGCTCTCGGAGTACTTCCTCTACTCGAACGATGACATGTTCCTCGGCCGGCCCCTCGGCCCGGACATGTTCTTCTCCCCCGGCGGGATCACGAAGTTCATCGAGGCGTCCACCCGGATCGGGCTGGGCGACAACCACCTCGACCGGTCCGGCCACGAGAACGCGGCGAGGGTGAACCGGCGGCTCCTGTATGAGCGGTTCGGCCGGATCACCACGAGGCACCTCGAGCACACGGCCGCGCCCCTGCGGAAGTCGGTCCTGCTCGAGATGGAGGCCGAGTTCCCGGAGGAGTTCGCCCGGACCGCCGCCGCGCGCTTCCGCACGTGGGACAGCATCTCGGTGACGAACTCCTTCTACCACTACTACGCGCTCCTGACAGGGCGCGCCGTGACGAAGGTCGGGGCGCGGGTCCAGTACGTGGACACGACCGTCCGCTCGGGCCTCGACGCACTCGCCAAGCTGCTCAAGAAGCGCAACCAGGACTTCTTCTGCCTCAATGACGGCTCGTTCCCCGAGGTCTCCGCCCAGGAGCGGCAGGAGCGCGTGACCGACTTCCTCGAGAAGTACTTCCCGATCCCGGCGCCCTGGGAGCGCTGA
- a CDS encoding alpha/beta hydrolase, which translates to MTSGTGLSGSAQGRDPLLRKAARAAVSAGVSMGAAGLLALHSPVPAARLIRRVFTKGAEATVREMRPYVPDAPRSEQLDLAFAPDRPAATLDVFGPGAASSRERDSAHDGAPRPAVVWVHGGAWISGGKEDVAPYLRILASHGYIAVGLGYPIAPETGYPGAVRTLNAALAYLVEHAAELGIDPQRIVLAGDSAGAQLASQLAVLTVNPD; encoded by the coding sequence ATGACGTCAGGGACCGGGCTATCGGGGTCGGCGCAGGGCCGCGACCCGCTGCTGCGGAAGGCAGCCAGGGCGGCGGTCTCGGCCGGCGTGTCCATGGGGGCGGCGGGGCTGCTCGCCTTGCACAGCCCAGTGCCCGCGGCGCGGCTCATCCGCAGGGTCTTTACGAAGGGCGCCGAGGCCACGGTCCGGGAGATGCGCCCGTACGTCCCGGACGCGCCGCGGTCCGAGCAGCTCGACCTCGCCTTCGCGCCGGACCGGCCGGCGGCGACACTGGACGTCTTCGGTCCCGGCGCGGCGAGCAGCCGCGAGCGGGACAGTGCGCACGACGGCGCGCCGCGGCCGGCGGTCGTCTGGGTCCACGGCGGCGCGTGGATCTCGGGAGGGAAGGAAGACGTGGCGCCCTACCTGCGCATCCTCGCCTCCCACGGCTACATCGCCGTGGGCCTCGGGTACCCGATCGCCCCCGAGACCGGGTACCCGGGCGCCGTGCGCACGCTCAACGCCGCCCTCGCCTATCTCGTGGAGCACGCCGCCGAGCTCGGGATCGACCCGCAGCGGATCGTGCTCGCCGGCGACTCCGCGGGCGCGCAGCTCGCGAGCCAGCTCGCGGTGCTGACCGTGAACCCCGACTAG
- the pyrE gene encoding orotate phosphoribosyltransferase, with protein MTAAPALDITAARARLLELIKELAVVRGKVILSSGKEADYYVDLRRITLHHEASQLVGQVMLDLIDSAGVQMDAAGGLTMGADPVGTAVMHAAREAGRAVDAFVVRKAQKSYGMGRQVEGPGVEGRKVVVLEDTSTTGGSALAAVEGVRNAGGEVTAVAVIVDRATGAKERIEAEAGVPYLFAFGKDELGLD; from the coding sequence ATGACTGCTGCCCCCGCCCTGGACATCACCGCCGCCCGCGCCCGCCTGCTCGAGCTCATCAAGGAGCTCGCCGTGGTCCGCGGGAAGGTGATCCTCTCGAGCGGCAAGGAAGCCGACTACTACGTGGACCTGCGCCGGATCACGCTCCACCACGAGGCCTCGCAGCTCGTGGGGCAGGTGATGCTGGACCTCATCGACTCCGCGGGCGTGCAGATGGACGCCGCGGGCGGGCTGACCATGGGCGCCGACCCGGTCGGTACCGCCGTCATGCACGCTGCCCGCGAGGCCGGCCGGGCCGTGGACGCATTTGTGGTGCGCAAGGCGCAGAAGTCGTACGGCATGGGCCGCCAGGTGGAGGGGCCCGGGGTCGAGGGCCGCAAGGTCGTGGTGCTCGAGGACACCTCGACCACGGGCGGTTCCGCGCTCGCCGCCGTCGAGGGCGTGCGCAACGCGGGCGGCGAGGTGACCGCCGTCGCCGTCATCGTGGACCGTGCCACCGGCGCGAAGGAGCGCATCGAGGCCGAGGCCGGCGTGCCGTACCTGTTCGCGTTCGGCAAGGACGAGCTCGGCCTCGACTGA